The Zalophus californianus isolate mZalCal1 chromosome X, mZalCal1.pri.v2, whole genome shotgun sequence genome window below encodes:
- the MAGIX gene encoding PDZ domain-containing protein MAGIX isoform X1, translating to MQPRAGGATDPRGSRGGRGLPQRAGPRARQLLARLDARPLAARAAADVAALVRRTGATLRLRPNAAVSVLDSADIEVTDSRLPNPTFVEHRPQHHRSETLGTGPAPPQVTQAKARSASKPLQTSGRFCVELVRGSTGFGFTLSGGRDSAGDAPLAVRGLLENGPAQRSGRLQAGDLVLHINGESTQGLTHAQVVERVRTGGPRLRLVLSRPLETHPGQPEGMGGPQKGDGLPSPDRSPDPGGPEVMRSRSVSASPLQHPPSGTAARIPGSPEPSPEPLADCPAVSPPERRTEDPDDRTPGSPGPWLVPSEERLSRALGIPGAAQLALEMAAGRRRH from the exons ATGCAGCCGCGCGCGGGGGGCGCCACGGACCCTAGGGGGAGCAGAGGAG GCCGGGGCCTTCCCCAGCGGGCGGGCCCCAGAGCCCGGCAGCTCCTGGCGCGGCTGGACGCGCGCCCCCTGGCGGCCCGAGCTGCGGCCGACGTGGCGGCGCTGGTACGCAGGACGGGCGCCACATTGCGCCTGCGCCCCAACGCGG CCGTTAGTGTGCTGGATTCTGCGGACATAGAGGTTACAGACAGTCGCCTGCCTAATCCCACTTTCGTGGAACACCGGCCACAG CATCATCGGTCAGAGACCTTGGGTACAGGTCCTGCGCCGCCCCAAGTGACCCAGGCTAAGGCACGTTCTGCTTCGAAGCCGCTCCAGACCTCTGGACGGTTCTGCGTGGAACTGGTTCGCGGTTCCACGGGCTTTGGCTTCACATTAAGCGGAGGCCGAGATTCAGCAGGGGATGCTCCTCTGGCAGTGCGCGGGCTGCTGGAAAACGGGCCAGCACAGCGCTCTGGTCGCTTGCAG GCTGGGGACCTCGTGCTCCACATCAATGGAGAGTCAACTCAGGGCCTCACCCATGCCCAGGTGGTGGAGCGCGTTCGCACGGGCGGCCCCCGTCTGCGCCTCGTACTAAGCAGGCCTCTTGAAACCCACCCCGGCCAACCTGAAGGGATGGGAGGGCCCCAGAAAGGAGATG GTCTCCCATCCCCAGATCGCAGCCCAGATCCTGGTGGACCAGAGGTGATGAGGTCTCGCAGCGTCAGTGCTTCCCCACTTCAGCACCCTCCATCCGGTACAGCGGCCCGAATCCCCGGCAGCCCAGAGCCTAGCCCAGAGCCGCTGGCCGACTGCCCCGCGGTTTCTCCTCCTGAGCGCCGCACAGAGGACCCTGACGACCGAACCCCGGGTTCCCCGGGACCCTGGCTGGTGCCGAGTGAGGAACGGCTTTCGCGGGCCCTAGGGATCCCAGGGGCCGCGCAGCTTGCTCTTGAGATGGCAGCCGGGAGGCGGAGGCACTGA
- the MAGIX gene encoding PDZ domain-containing protein MAGIX isoform X2, which translates to MQPRAGGATDPRGSRGGRGLPQRAGPRARQLLARLDARPLAARAAADVAALVRRTGATLRLRPNAAVSVLDSADIEVTDSRLPNPTFVEHRPQHHRSETLGTGPAPPQVTQAKARSASKPLQTSGRFCVELVRGSTGFGFTLSGGRDSAGDAPLAVRGLLENGPAQRSGRLQAGDLVLHINGESTQGLTHAQVVERVRTGGPRLRLVLSRPLETHPGQPEGMGGPQKGDDRSPDPGGPEVMRSRSVSASPLQHPPSGTAARIPGSPEPSPEPLADCPAVSPPERRTEDPDDRTPGSPGPWLVPSEERLSRALGIPGAAQLALEMAAGRRRH; encoded by the exons ATGCAGCCGCGCGCGGGGGGCGCCACGGACCCTAGGGGGAGCAGAGGAG GCCGGGGCCTTCCCCAGCGGGCGGGCCCCAGAGCCCGGCAGCTCCTGGCGCGGCTGGACGCGCGCCCCCTGGCGGCCCGAGCTGCGGCCGACGTGGCGGCGCTGGTACGCAGGACGGGCGCCACATTGCGCCTGCGCCCCAACGCGG CCGTTAGTGTGCTGGATTCTGCGGACATAGAGGTTACAGACAGTCGCCTGCCTAATCCCACTTTCGTGGAACACCGGCCACAG CATCATCGGTCAGAGACCTTGGGTACAGGTCCTGCGCCGCCCCAAGTGACCCAGGCTAAGGCACGTTCTGCTTCGAAGCCGCTCCAGACCTCTGGACGGTTCTGCGTGGAACTGGTTCGCGGTTCCACGGGCTTTGGCTTCACATTAAGCGGAGGCCGAGATTCAGCAGGGGATGCTCCTCTGGCAGTGCGCGGGCTGCTGGAAAACGGGCCAGCACAGCGCTCTGGTCGCTTGCAG GCTGGGGACCTCGTGCTCCACATCAATGGAGAGTCAACTCAGGGCCTCACCCATGCCCAGGTGGTGGAGCGCGTTCGCACGGGCGGCCCCCGTCTGCGCCTCGTACTAAGCAGGCCTCTTGAAACCCACCCCGGCCAACCTGAAGGGATGGGAGGGCCCCAGAAAGGAGATG ATCGCAGCCCAGATCCTGGTGGACCAGAGGTGATGAGGTCTCGCAGCGTCAGTGCTTCCCCACTTCAGCACCCTCCATCCGGTACAGCGGCCCGAATCCCCGGCAGCCCAGAGCCTAGCCCAGAGCCGCTGGCCGACTGCCCCGCGGTTTCTCCTCCTGAGCGCCGCACAGAGGACCCTGACGACCGAACCCCGGGTTCCCCGGGACCCTGGCTGGTGCCGAGTGAGGAACGGCTTTCGCGGGCCCTAGGGATCCCAGGGGCCGCGCAGCTTGCTCTTGAGATGGCAGCCGGGAGGCGGAGGCACTGA
- the GPKOW gene encoding G-patch domain and KOW motifs-containing protein — protein sequence MADAEEAALRPGGASAAPISFSFSRTSARRRLADDAGAAPEEKDFLKTVEGRELQSVKPSETPKELIIPLIKNGHRRQPPTQAPGPSTNTEALVDGVLSQAVKELIEDSKKSLEERENSGVDPTLAIPMIQKGCIPNGEGADSEPRAETVPEEADYEAVPVEAYGLAMLRGMGWKPGEGIGRTFNQVVKPRVNSLRPKGLGLGANLNEVQALVSTGPHHQPKPDEEQEKDKEDQPRGLVPGGAVVVLSGPHRGLYGKVEGLDPDNARAVVRLAVGNRMVTVSEFCLRPVSQQEFDKNCLDLSQMNKTSPGQQNGTASSWKALQDQDLPGRREDSERKRKHLPYRQEEPAAKNEKAGPRSQHWLHRDLRVRFVDRQHKGGQYYNTKMTIEDVLSPDTCVCRTDEGRILEGVKEGMLETLVPKVEGNRVMVVLGPQAGRVGRLLGRDRERSRALVQLRRENQLVELHYDAVCQYVGPRDSDED from the exons ATGGCGGATGCTGAAGAGGCGGCTTTGCGGCCCGGAGGAGCCTCCGCTGCCCCAATTTCATTCAGCTTCAGTCGCACATCTGCCCGGAGACGGCTCGCGGACGACGCGGGTGCGGCTCCAGAGGAGAAGGATTTCTTAAAGACCGTGGAAGGGAGGGAGCTGCAAAG TGTGAAGCCCTCAGAAACCCCCAAGGAACTCATCATCCCTTTGATCAAGAATGGCCATCGCAGGCAGCCACCGACCCAGGCCCCTGGGCCATCCACAAATACTGAGGCCTTGGTGGATGGGGTGCTGTCCCAGGCTGTGAAGGAGCTCATTGAGG ACTCCAAGAAGtccctggaggagagagagaattcggGTGTCGACCCCACGCTTGCTATCCCCATGATCCAGAAAGGCTGCATCCCTAacggggaaggggcagacagcGAACCCCGGGCTGAGACA GTGCCGGAGGAAGCTGATTATGAGGCAGTCCCCGTAGAGGCCTATGGGCTGGCCATGTTACGAGGCATGGGCTGGAAACCTGGCGAGGGCATTGGCCGCACCTTCAATCA AGTGGTGAAGCCCCGTGTCAACTCACTGAGGCCGAAGGGGTTAGGGCTGGGCGCCAACCTGAATGAGGTCCAGGCCCTGGTCTCCACTGGCCCCCACCACCAACCAAAGCCAGATGAGGAGCAAGAGAAGGATAAGGAAGACCAGCCTCGAGGACTGGTGCCTGGAGGGGCTGTGGTGGTTCTTTCCGGCCCTCACCGAGGCCTCTACGGGAAG GTAGAAGGCCTCGATCCTGACAATGCTCGGGCCGTAGTTCGCCTGGCCGTGGGGAACCGCATGGTGACTGTTAGTGAGTTCTGCCTACGGCCTGTCTCCCAGCAGGAGTTTGACAAGAACTGCTTGGATCTCA GCCAGATGAACAAAACTTCCCCAGGGCAACAGAACGGAACAGCCTCATCATGGAAGGCCCTCCAGGATCAGGACCTTCCCGGCCGGCGGGAGGACTCAGAGAGGAAGCGGAAACACCTTCCCTACCG ACAGGAGGAGCCTGCAGCCAAGAATGAGAAGGCCGGCCCCCGGAGCCAGCACTGGTTGCACAGGGACCTGCGCGTGCGCTTTGTGGACAGACAGCACAAGGGCGGCCAGTATTACAACACCAAG ATGACGATTGAAGATGTCCTCAGCCCAGATACCTGTGTGTGTAGGACAGACGAAGGCCGGATCCTGGAAG GTGTAAAGGAAGGCATGCTGGAGACCCTGGTCCCCAAGGTCGAGGGCAACCGGGTGATGGTGGTGCTGGGGCCACAGGCTGGAAGG GTGGGCCGCCTGCTGGGCCGGGACAGGGAACGGAGCCGGGCTCTGGTGCAGCTGCGGAGAGAGAATCAGCTGGTGGAGCTTCACTATGATGCTGTCTGCCAGTACGTGGGCCCCAGGGACTCTGATGAAGACTGA
- the MAGIX gene encoding PDZ domain-containing protein MAGIX isoform X3, translating to MAVSVLDSADIEVTDSRLPNPTFVEHRPQHHRSETLGTGPAPPQVTQAKARSASKPLQTSGRFCVELVRGSTGFGFTLSGGRDSAGDAPLAVRGLLENGPAQRSGRLQAGDLVLHINGESTQGLTHAQVVERVRTGGPRLRLVLSRPLETHPGQPEGMGGPQKGDGLPSPDRSPDPGGPEVMRSRSVSASPLQHPPSGTAARIPGSPEPSPEPLADCPAVSPPERRTEDPDDRTPGSPGPWLVPSEERLSRALGIPGAAQLALEMAAGRRRH from the exons ATGG CCGTTAGTGTGCTGGATTCTGCGGACATAGAGGTTACAGACAGTCGCCTGCCTAATCCCACTTTCGTGGAACACCGGCCACAG CATCATCGGTCAGAGACCTTGGGTACAGGTCCTGCGCCGCCCCAAGTGACCCAGGCTAAGGCACGTTCTGCTTCGAAGCCGCTCCAGACCTCTGGACGGTTCTGCGTGGAACTGGTTCGCGGTTCCACGGGCTTTGGCTTCACATTAAGCGGAGGCCGAGATTCAGCAGGGGATGCTCCTCTGGCAGTGCGCGGGCTGCTGGAAAACGGGCCAGCACAGCGCTCTGGTCGCTTGCAG GCTGGGGACCTCGTGCTCCACATCAATGGAGAGTCAACTCAGGGCCTCACCCATGCCCAGGTGGTGGAGCGCGTTCGCACGGGCGGCCCCCGTCTGCGCCTCGTACTAAGCAGGCCTCTTGAAACCCACCCCGGCCAACCTGAAGGGATGGGAGGGCCCCAGAAAGGAGATG GTCTCCCATCCCCAGATCGCAGCCCAGATCCTGGTGGACCAGAGGTGATGAGGTCTCGCAGCGTCAGTGCTTCCCCACTTCAGCACCCTCCATCCGGTACAGCGGCCCGAATCCCCGGCAGCCCAGAGCCTAGCCCAGAGCCGCTGGCCGACTGCCCCGCGGTTTCTCCTCCTGAGCGCCGCACAGAGGACCCTGACGACCGAACCCCGGGTTCCCCGGGACCCTGGCTGGTGCCGAGTGAGGAACGGCTTTCGCGGGCCCTAGGGATCCCAGGGGCCGCGCAGCTTGCTCTTGAGATGGCAGCCGGGAGGCGGAGGCACTGA
- the PLP2 gene encoding proteolipid protein 2 yields MADSERLSAPGCWAACTNFSRTRKGILLFAEIILCLVILICFSASTPGYSSLSVVEMILAAIFFVIYMCDLHTKIQFINWPWSDFFRTLIAAILYLITSIVVLVEGGNHSKIIAGVLGLLATSLFGYDAYITFPLRQQRHTAAPTDPADGPV; encoded by the exons ATGGCGGATTCCGAGCGCCTCTCGGCCCCCGGCTGCTGGGCCGCCTGCACCAACTTTTCGCGCACCCGAAAGGGAATTCTCCTGTTTGCCGAGATT ATATTGTGCCTGGTGATTCTGATCTGCTTCAGTGCCTCCACACCAGGATACTCCTCCCTGTCGGTGGTCGAGATGATCCTTGCTGCTATCTTCTTTGTCATCTACATGTGCGACCTGCACACCAAGATACAGTTCATCAACTGGCCTTGGAGT GATTTCTTCCGAACCCTCATAGCGGCCATCCTCTACCTGATCACCTCCATTGTTGTCCTTGTTGAGGGAGGAAACCACTCCAAAATCATCGCAGGG gtACTGGGCCTACTTGCTACAAGCCTCTTTGGCTATGATGCCTACATCACCTTCCCCTTGAGGCAGCAAAGACATACAGCAGCCCCTACTG ACCCTGCAGATGGCCCTGTGTAG